A stretch of the Vigna radiata var. radiata cultivar VC1973A chromosome 7, Vradiata_ver6, whole genome shotgun sequence genome encodes the following:
- the LOC106766027 gene encoding scarecrow-like protein 15, protein MKDLGLHDDFGAPFFKAFSGISLIPMFSIFTTNQVVLDHVACSFMHVIDFDIGLEIQYASLMKEIAEKAMKLPLLRITIVIPEEYAVESTLVRENLEQFALELRIHVQVNFVPLRTFETLSFKVVKLVDGESTTVLLSLVIFHHLGNAATFLADLQMVSPSVVVLVDSKGWADMATIAASSFQRGVASNLEYYLMMLSRWMCRRLGRIEMMHLRPKVGLKMEDGRKRRGKEREKS, encoded by the coding sequence ATGAAGGACTTGGGCTTACATGATGACTTTGGTGCTCCCTTCTTCAAGGCCTTCTCCGGAATCTCGTTGATCCCAATGTTCTCGATCTTCACCACCAACCAGGTGGTTCTCGATCACGTTGCGTGCTCCTTCATGCATGTTATCGACTTCGACATCGGCCTTGAGATCCAATACGCTTCTCTCATGAAGGAGATAGCGGAGAAGGCCATGAAATTGCCGCTTCTCCGAATCACCATCGTCATTCCCGAAGAGTACGCCGTCGAGAGCACGCTGGTACGCGAAAACCTCGAGCAGTTCGCTCTCGAACTCAGGATTCACGTCCAAGTCAACTTCGTGCCGCTCCGAACCTTTGAGACACTCTCCTTTAAGGTAGTGAAGCTCGTGGACGGCGAGAGTACCACCGTGCTCCTTTCCCTAGTGATTTTCCACCACCTCGGAAATGCTGCCACGTTCTTGGCAGACTTGCAGATGGTCTCTCCAAGCGTTGTGGTTTTGGTGGATAGTAAGGGGTGGGCGGATATGGCTACAATAGCAGCCTCGTCGTTCCAACGCGGCGTCGCGAGCAATTTGGAGTACTACTTGATGATGTTGAGTCGCTGGATGTGTCGACGCCTGGGGAGGATCGAGATGATGCATCTGCGACCGAAGGTTGGGTTGAAGATGGAAGATGGAAGGAAAAGACGAGGGAAAGAGAGGGAGAAAAGTTGA
- the LOC106767695 gene encoding uncharacterized protein LOC106767695, producing MAFSSAFQERLHQMDCTRIQRLSLLQAEKESQADKSRALASKLANIRASEQRCSWLDHKIASQNFKLLALKCQIENLEAKHDSLSLQLRSLQNEVEELEELRDTRESFYEAKRIEMKKFKEIAESFVVNCRTEVESLRNRVNLLKSSFMELKSNSGNSCNSEITAAEMRRLELQAEKDNVCRIIDCNHQIKAQLQKQLQIILMTQTQDKD from the exons ATGGCGTTTTCCTCCGCATTCCAGGAGCGTCTCCACCAGATGGACTGTACTCGAATCCAACGCCTCTCTCTTCTCCAG GCCGAGAAGGAGTCGCAAGCCGACAAGTCCCGAGCTTTGGCTTCGAAACTCGCAAACATCAGGGCCTCAGAACAGAGGTGCTCCTGGCTCGATCACAAAATCGCATCTCAGAATTTCAAGCTTCTCGCTCTCAAGTGTCAAATCGAGAACCTCGAAGCCAAGCATGATTCGCTTTCGCTGCAACTCAG GTCGTTGCAGAACGAGGTGGAGGAGCTCGAGGAATTGCGCGACACGAGAGAGAGCTTTTACGAGGCCAAGAGGATAGAAATGAAGAAATTCAAGGAAATTGCGGAGAGCTTTGTGGTGAATTGTAGAACGGAAGTTGAGAGTTTGAGGAATAGAGTGAACCTG CTGAAGTCCTCTTTCATGGAACTTAAAAGTAACAGTGGCAACTCTTGCAATTCCGAAATTACTGCTGCTGAAATGAGAAGGTTGGAACTCCAGGCTGAAAAGGACAATGTGTGTAGAATCATTGATTGCAACCACCAAATAAAAGCACAATTGCAAAAGCAGCTTCAGATTATTCTGATGACGCAAACACAAGATAAGGATTAG